A single region of the Pseudomonas solani genome encodes:
- a CDS encoding hydrolase has translation MLLTVVALGAVTAHAVDYDLDNDGYRDAQFGGSDHDLDNDGYRDAQFGGSDHDLDNDGYRDAEFGGSDHDQDNDGYRDAQFGGSDHDLDNDGYRDAQFGGSDHDSDNDTNRDD, from the coding sequence GTGCTTTTGACTGTGGTGGCGCTTGGGGCGGTGACGGCCCATGCGGTGGACTACGACCTGGATAACGATGGCTATCGTGATGCCCAGTTCGGTGGCAGCGACCACGACCTGGACAACGACGGCTACCGCGATGCCCAGTTCGGCGGCAGTGACCATGACCTGGACAACGACGGCTATCGCGATGCCGAGTTCGGTGGCAGCGACCATGACCAGGACAACGATGGTTATCGCGATGCGCAGTTCGGCGGCAGTGACCATGATCTGGACAACGATGGTTACCGTGACGCCCAGTTCGGTGGCAGTGACCATGACAGCGACAACGACACCAACCGTGACGATTAA
- the lapD gene encoding cyclic di-GMP receptor LapD — MSLLKQLFLAICLFLVVAFTGSFLAGVESSREQLRSQLRSHAQDAATALALSMTPHVDDPAMIELMVSSIFDSGYFARIRVVNIADEQVIVERQADPTSEKVPAWFVKLVDLRAQGGDALIMRGWEQAARVEVLSHPQFALAKLWDSAIGSLLWLLLCGLVSAVLGGFLLRTQLRPLDNMVQQAQAISRREFLTLPKVPRTPELKRVVLAMNQMVDKLKTLFAEEAARSEKLREEAYQDSLTGLANRRQFDIRLGNQLAVAEQNAAGYLVLLRVNDLGGLNQRLGGQRTDALIGEIGELLKKVLEDRGNPDWLAARSRGGEFTLLAPGLVNDDADLLAQSLSDALESLRSTGASDCTPVAHLGIAAFRPGEDAASVIGRADQALAQAQSNPTHPWERLDDYQAAPNQGLHSWRAWIDEALQQGKLQLYFQPVADCADTGKLLHRKVLARLLDPQGEAVAAGRFLPWIERLGWAARFDLAMLEHTLTHLEQHPEPLALSLSAATLREPASQERLLAMLRAHPQHADLMTLEVDERFLPPPAALEQLSQAVREAGFHLGLQHFGGRFSLIGNLTHLGLAYLKIDGTYIRAIDQENDKRMFIEAMYRATNSIDLPLIAEMVETPGELAVLGELGIQGAMGRLIGPPAPWSETQA; from the coding sequence ATGTCGTTACTCAAGCAGCTGTTTCTGGCGATCTGCCTGTTCCTGGTGGTGGCCTTCACCGGCAGCTTCCTCGCCGGGGTGGAAAGCTCCCGGGAACAGCTACGCAGCCAGTTGCGCTCCCACGCCCAGGACGCCGCCACCGCCCTCGCCCTGTCCATGACGCCCCACGTGGACGACCCGGCGATGATCGAGCTGATGGTCAGCTCGATCTTCGACAGCGGCTACTTCGCGCGCATCCGCGTGGTCAACATCGCCGATGAACAGGTCATCGTCGAACGCCAGGCCGACCCGACCTCGGAAAAGGTCCCCGCCTGGTTCGTGAAGCTGGTCGACCTGCGCGCCCAGGGCGGCGACGCCCTGATCATGCGCGGCTGGGAACAGGCCGCGCGGGTCGAGGTGCTCAGCCACCCGCAATTCGCCCTGGCCAAACTGTGGGACAGCGCCATCGGCAGCCTGCTCTGGCTGCTGCTCTGCGGGCTGGTCAGCGCCGTGCTCGGCGGCTTCCTCCTGCGCACCCAGCTGCGCCCGCTGGACAACATGGTGCAGCAGGCCCAGGCCATCAGCCGCCGCGAATTCCTCACCCTGCCCAAGGTGCCGCGCACCCCCGAGCTCAAGCGCGTGGTGCTGGCCATGAACCAGATGGTCGACAAGCTCAAGACCCTTTTCGCCGAAGAAGCCGCGCGCAGCGAGAAGCTGCGCGAAGAGGCCTACCAGGACAGCCTCACCGGCCTGGCCAACCGCCGTCAGTTCGACATCCGCCTGGGCAACCAGCTGGCCGTGGCCGAGCAGAACGCCGCCGGCTACCTGGTGCTGCTGCGGGTCAACGACCTCGGCGGCCTCAACCAGCGCCTCGGCGGCCAGCGCACCGACGCCCTGATCGGCGAGATCGGCGAACTGCTGAAGAAAGTCCTGGAAGACCGCGGCAACCCCGACTGGCTGGCCGCCCGCAGCCGGGGCGGTGAATTCACCCTGCTCGCCCCCGGCCTGGTCAACGACGACGCCGACCTCCTCGCCCAAAGCCTCAGCGACGCCCTGGAAAGCCTGCGCAGCACCGGCGCCAGCGACTGCACCCCGGTGGCCCACCTGGGCATCGCCGCCTTCCGCCCCGGCGAGGACGCCGCCAGCGTCATCGGTCGCGCCGACCAGGCCCTGGCCCAGGCGCAAAGCAACCCGACACACCCCTGGGAACGCCTCGACGACTACCAGGCCGCGCCCAATCAGGGCCTGCACAGCTGGCGCGCGTGGATCGACGAAGCCCTTCAGCAAGGCAAGCTGCAGCTCTACTTCCAGCCCGTGGCCGACTGCGCCGATACCGGCAAGCTGTTGCACCGCAAGGTCCTCGCGCGCCTGCTCGACCCGCAGGGCGAAGCCGTGGCCGCCGGCCGCTTCCTGCCCTGGATCGAACGCCTGGGCTGGGCCGCGCGCTTCGACCTGGCGATGCTCGAACACACCCTCACCCACCTGGAGCAGCACCCCGAGCCGCTGGCCCTGAGCCTCTCCGCCGCCACCCTGCGCGAGCCTGCCAGCCAGGAACGCCTGCTCGCCATGCTCCGCGCCCACCCGCAGCACGCCGACCTGATGACCCTGGAGGTGGACGAGCGCTTCCTGCCGCCCCCCGCCGCTCTGGAGCAGCTCAGCCAGGCGGTACGCGAAGCCGGCTTCCACCTCGGCCTGCAACACTTCGGCGGGCGCTTCAGCCTGATCGGCAACCTCACCCACCTGGGGCTGGCCTACCTGAAGATCGACGGCACCTACATCCGCGCCATCGACCAGGAGAACGACAAGCGCATGTTCATCGAAGCGATGTACCGCGCCACCAACAGCATCGACCTGCCATTGATCGCCGAGATGGTGGAAACACCCGGCGAGCTGGCCGTGCTCGGCGAGCTGGGCATCCAGGGCGCCATGGGCCGCCTCATCGGGCCCCCCGCCCCCTGGAGCGAAACCCAGGCCTGA
- a CDS encoding IS481 family transposase — MPWNTRDAMSLKEEFIALALQPDSNRRELCRRFGISPQTAYKWLKRYEQSGRDGLHEKSRRPLNSPKRTPPALETEVVALRQAHPAWGGRKISHVLNCGIAPSTVTNVLHRHLLILPPEKEAKKPWQRFEHEAPNDLWQMDFKGYFPTQQGQCHPLTVVDDHSRFNLAIQACANERKETVQEKLSEVFRRYGLPARINTDNGSPWGSPRNPGELSELGVWLVRLGIRLSFSRPYHPQTNGKNERFHRALKAEVLKGKHFHDLIEAQAAFDQWREIYNLQRPHEALGYQVPMERYRTSPWPFPEKLEDFEYALDDEVTKVYHSRFRFRKHYFRIAKGLAGHLIAIRPRPESEVLYDVYFCHQFLRTIDLNNPDYGP; from the coding sequence ATGCCTTGGAATACGAGAGACGCCATGAGCTTGAAAGAGGAATTCATTGCGTTGGCCTTACAGCCTGACAGCAACAGGCGAGAACTGTGCCGACGCTTCGGTATCAGCCCGCAAACGGCTTACAAGTGGCTTAAGCGATACGAACAGAGCGGGAGAGATGGCCTGCACGAGAAATCCCGCCGGCCGCTCAATAGCCCCAAGCGGACCCCTCCCGCGCTGGAAACGGAGGTGGTTGCGTTGCGTCAGGCGCATCCTGCGTGGGGCGGACGCAAGATCAGCCATGTCCTTAACTGCGGTATTGCCCCCAGCACTGTGACTAACGTCCTGCACCGCCATCTGCTGATCCTGCCGCCTGAAAAGGAAGCCAAGAAGCCCTGGCAGCGCTTCGAGCACGAGGCCCCCAATGACCTCTGGCAGATGGATTTCAAGGGCTACTTTCCGACCCAGCAAGGCCAGTGTCATCCGTTGACGGTTGTGGATGACCATTCCCGCTTCAACCTGGCGATCCAGGCCTGCGCCAATGAGCGCAAGGAAACGGTTCAGGAAAAGCTGAGCGAAGTCTTCCGCCGCTATGGTTTGCCTGCCCGAATCAACACCGATAACGGCTCCCCTTGGGGCTCGCCACGTAATCCGGGTGAACTATCCGAGCTGGGTGTTTGGCTGGTCCGGCTGGGCATTCGCCTGAGCTTCAGCCGGCCTTACCATCCACAAACCAATGGCAAAAACGAGCGCTTTCATCGCGCGCTCAAAGCTGAAGTACTCAAGGGAAAGCACTTTCACGACTTGATCGAAGCCCAGGCTGCTTTCGATCAATGGAGGGAGATCTACAACCTTCAACGGCCCCACGAAGCGCTGGGCTATCAGGTTCCCATGGAGCGATACCGCACAAGCCCCTGGCCATTTCCAGAAAAACTGGAGGACTTCGAATATGCCCTGGATGACGAAGTGACAAAGGTTTATCACAGCCGATTCCGCTTTAGAAAACACTACTTCCGCATCGCCAAGGGGCTTGCTGGGCACCTGATCGCTATACGTCCCAGGCCTGAAAGCGAGGTGTTGTACGACGTGTACTTCTGCCATCAATTTCTACGAACTATCGACCTGAACAACCCTGACTACGGACCATAA